In Rhodoligotrophos defluvii, the following proteins share a genomic window:
- a CDS encoding pyridoxal-phosphate dependent enzyme: MTRDAAVYRSVLDEIGNTPMHEVTRLDTGKCRLLLKLENQNPGGSIKDRIGRSMIEAAERSGALKPGGTLIEATAGNTGLGLALVAAQKGYRLVLVVPDKMAQEKIFHLRAMGAEVINTRSDVGKGHPEYYQDMAARLAAENGWFYVNQFENPANPAAHEATTGPEILAQCRQAGVVPDAIVCGVGSGGTVTGLSRYFAKHNPATTFVLADPVGSILAHYVETGEVSTELGSWLVEGIGEDFIPPIADLSRVSKAYSISDAESLRTARDLLRAEGILAGSSTGTLLAAALRYCREQTEPKVVITLVCDSGNKYLSKMYNDFWMLDHGLLELSQTGDLTDLIARKHAEQQTVTVSPQTPLTQAYRQMKLHEISQLPVLEEGQLVGLLDEEDLLSHVWRNRGAFTGHVRDAMTTGLVKVEASDSLEQVLNILERGMVAPVMREGVFQGLITKIDILNHLRLHANR; the protein is encoded by the coding sequence ATGACCAGAGACGCAGCGGTTTACCGGTCGGTGCTGGACGAGATCGGCAATACGCCGATGCATGAGGTAACTCGGCTCGACACGGGTAAATGCCGGCTGTTGCTGAAGCTCGAGAACCAGAATCCGGGCGGATCCATCAAGGACCGCATCGGCCGCTCCATGATCGAGGCCGCCGAGCGCTCCGGCGCGCTCAAGCCGGGCGGCACCCTCATCGAGGCCACCGCCGGCAATACCGGGCTGGGGCTGGCCCTCGTGGCGGCTCAGAAGGGCTACCGCCTCGTGCTGGTGGTGCCGGACAAGATGGCCCAGGAGAAGATCTTCCATCTGCGCGCCATGGGCGCGGAAGTCATCAATACCCGCTCGGACGTGGGCAAGGGCCACCCCGAATACTACCAGGACATGGCAGCGCGGCTTGCGGCGGAAAACGGGTGGTTCTACGTGAACCAGTTCGAGAACCCGGCCAATCCCGCCGCGCACGAGGCCACCACCGGGCCCGAGATCCTGGCCCAATGCCGGCAGGCCGGCGTGGTGCCCGATGCGATCGTGTGCGGTGTCGGCTCCGGCGGCACGGTGACCGGCCTTTCCCGCTATTTCGCCAAGCACAATCCGGCAACCACCTTCGTGCTGGCCGACCCGGTGGGCTCAATCCTTGCCCATTATGTCGAGACGGGGGAGGTGAGCACCGAGCTCGGATCGTGGCTGGTCGAGGGCATCGGCGAGGATTTCATCCCGCCGATCGCCGACCTTTCGCGGGTTTCCAAGGCCTATTCCATTAGCGACGCCGAGTCGCTGCGCACCGCGCGCGACCTGCTGCGGGCGGAAGGCATTCTCGCCGGCTCGTCCACCGGCACCCTCCTGGCCGCCGCCTTGCGCTATTGCCGAGAGCAGACCGAACCGAAGGTGGTGATCACCCTGGTCTGCGACAGCGGCAATAAGTATTTGTCCAAGATGTACAACGACTTCTGGATGTTGGATCACGGACTGCTCGAACTTTCCCAGACCGGCGATCTCACCGATCTCATCGCAAGGAAACATGCAGAGCAGCAGACGGTCACCGTGAGCCCGCAGACACCTCTGACCCAGGCCTATCGGCAGATGAAGCTACACGAGATCTCGCAGCTGCCGGTGCTGGAAGAAGGGCAGCTGGTGGGGCTGCTGGACGAAGAGGACCTGCTGAGCCACGTCTGGCGCAACCGCGGGGCCTTCACCGGCCATGTGAGGGACGCGATGACGACAGGCCTCGTCAAGGTCGAGGCATCGGACAGTCTGGAACAGGTGCTCAACATTCTGGAGCGGGGCATGGTGGCGCCAGTCATGCGCGAGGGCGTGTTTCAGGGCCTGATCACCAAGATCGATATTCTGAACCACCTGCGCCTGCACGCCAACCGCTGA
- a CDS encoding cystathionine gamma-synthase produces MSTSSNRQGFATRAIHAGQAPDPSTGAIMTPIFASSTFVQQSPGVHKGYEYSRSGNPTRKALEDCIADLENGAAGYAFASGLAASSTVLELLDAGDHVIAGDDLYGGSYRLLENVRKRSAGITTSFVDVSNIDAVAAAITPKTRMIWVETPTNPLLRIVDLSAIAQLARKHGVISVADNTFASPYLQRPIDHGIDIVVHSATKYLNGHSDVVGGIAVVSGNSPQGDLRQRLAYLQNAVGGVMAPFDAFMVLRSLKTLPLRMERHCENAMIIAHYLAQHPKVSHVYYPGLKQHPGHDIATRQMRAYGGMVTAVLKGDLADARRFLERTQLFALAESLGGVESLIEHPAIMTHASIPAEIRKQLGILDGLVRLSVGVEDADDLIRDLEQALA; encoded by the coding sequence GTGTCCACTTCCTCCAATCGCCAGGGCTTTGCCACACGCGCGATCCATGCCGGCCAGGCGCCGGACCCGTCCACCGGCGCGATCATGACGCCGATCTTCGCCAGCTCCACCTTCGTCCAGCAGAGCCCCGGCGTTCACAAGGGCTATGAGTATTCCCGCTCCGGCAACCCCACCCGCAAGGCGCTCGAAGACTGCATCGCGGACCTGGAGAACGGCGCTGCCGGCTATGCCTTCGCCTCGGGCCTGGCGGCATCGAGCACGGTGCTGGAGCTGCTCGATGCCGGCGACCACGTGATCGCGGGCGATGATCTCTATGGCGGCAGTTACCGGCTGCTCGAGAACGTGCGCAAGCGCAGCGCCGGCATCACCACCAGTTTCGTGGATGTCTCCAACATCGATGCGGTGGCAGCCGCGATCACGCCGAAGACGCGCATGATCTGGGTGGAGACGCCCACCAACCCGCTGCTGCGCATCGTCGATCTTTCGGCGATCGCTCAGCTTGCCCGCAAGCACGGCGTGATCTCGGTTGCCGACAACACCTTCGCCTCGCCTTATCTGCAGCGGCCGATCGACCATGGCATCGACATCGTGGTCCACTCCGCAACCAAGTACCTCAACGGCCATTCCGACGTGGTGGGCGGCATTGCGGTGGTCTCCGGCAATAGCCCGCAGGGCGACCTGCGGCAGCGGCTCGCTTATCTGCAGAATGCGGTGGGCGGGGTGATGGCGCCGTTCGATGCCTTCATGGTCCTGCGCTCACTCAAGACCCTGCCACTGCGCATGGAGCGCCACTGCGAGAACGCGATGATCATCGCCCATTATCTCGCCCAGCATCCGAAGGTGAGCCACGTCTATTACCCCGGGCTCAAGCAGCATCCCGGCCATGACATCGCCACGCGCCAGATGCGGGCCTATGGCGGCATGGTCACCGCCGTGCTCAAGGGCGACCTTGCCGATGCGCGGCGGTTCCTCGAGCGCACCCAGCTCTTCGCCTTGGCGGAAAGCCTGGGCGGCGTCGAAAGCCTGATCGAGCACCCCGCCATCATGACCCATGCGTCGATCCCGGCGGAGATCCGCAAGCAGCTCGGCATTCTGGATGGGCTGGTGCGCC